A region of Drosophila mauritiana strain mau12 chromosome 3L, ASM438214v1, whole genome shotgun sequence DNA encodes the following proteins:
- the LOC117139847 gene encoding dipeptidase 3, translated as MNPVPSREFLEVHPLHQHQPHCKQQCFVFTEIADIELPAEITKFGGGNEKIRCSNGGIPTYSSKKDSCSESSAERPERSRGRKILLGVGVVLVCIAMAGGIPLALQLRSSSLLEARLAFIRRLLTESPLIEGSWKPPSTMSLNSSNLFEVRQNHIGAVLWPIAVPCGAQYLDAVQLTLEGIDRAKRITAATDSMHIVESADEMEQTHIRGEVAVLMGISGGHALGTSTAVLRSIYLLGARFVSITSLECTTPWAAAAIRRPDYLVEENVTNSFNEFGQTMLFEMNRLGMLVEISMLSEAAMLAVLKTAKAPVLLTNATPLSMCNSSNIASIPDHVLSLLPENGGVILLNLERCGDRTLGVREAITAINYVRKVAGVDHIGLGGAPKSYALLLAELARDRVWGNAAIKKLVGGNVMRILREIETLKNRLPLYEEWIPHESIESNSYCRYPES; from the exons TGAATCCCGTACCGAGCCGCGAGTTCCTGGAGGTTCATCCGTTGCACCAGCACCAACCACACTGCAAGCAGCAATGTTTTGTATTCACTGAGATAGCGGACATCGAACTGCCCGCGGAGATAACCAAGTTCGGAGGTGGAAATGAAAAGATTAGGTGCTCCAACGGGGGCATCCCCACCTACAGCTCCAAGAAGGACTCCTGCAGCGAGTCCTCGGCGGAACGACCGGAGCGATCACGAGGACGAAAGATTTTGCTGGGCGTTGGTGTGGTCCTCGTGTGCATCGCCATGGCGGGAGGCATTCCGCTGGCGCTCCAGTTGCGCTCCTCGTCACTCCTGGAGGCCCGACTCGCCTTCATACGCCGCCTGCTGACGGAGTCTCCCCTGATCGAGGGCTCGTGGAAGCCACCGAGCACCATGAGCCTGAACAGCAGCAACCTCTTCGAGGTGCGACAGAATCACATCGGTGCTGTGCTCTGGCCCATCGCTGTGCCGTGCGGAGCTCAGTACCTGGATGCAGTGCAGCTCACACTGGAGGGCATTGATAGGGCTAAGCGGATTACCGCCGCCACGGACTCCATGCACATCGTCGAATCAGCGGATGAAATGGAGCAGACTCACATCCGCGGTGAGGTGGCTGTTCTCATGGGTATCAGTGGTGGCCATGCTCTGGGCACCAGCACGGCCGTCTTGCGCTCCATCTACCTGCTGGGAGCACGATTCGTCTCGATTACGAGCCTGGAGTGCACCACTCCTTGGGCGGCGGCAGCAATCCGGCGACCCGATTATCTTGTTGAGGAAAATGTTACGAATTCATTCAACGAATTTGGTCAG ACCATGCTCTTTGAGATGAACCGCCTGGGCATGCTGGTGGAGATTTCGATGCTCAGCGAGGCTGCCATGTTGGCGGTCTTGAAAACTGCCAAAGCTCCTGTTTTACTCACGAATGCCACACCGCTGTCCatgtgcaacagcagcaacatcgctTCCATTCCAGACCATGTCCTCAG CCTATTGCCGGAAAATGGAGGCGTTATCTTGCTCAACCTGGAGCGCTGTGGCGATCGGACACTAGGCGTTCGCGAGGCCATCACCGCAATCAACTATGTGCGCAAGGTGGCGGGAGTGGATCACATTGGACTCGGAGGAGCTCCGAAGAGCTATGCCCTGCTACTTGCCGAACTGGCAAGGGATAGGGTGTGGGGCAATGCTGCTATTAAGAAGCTGGTTGGAGGAAATGTGATGCGGATTCTGCGGGAGATCGAGACCCTGAAGAACCGATTGCCCTTGTATGAGGAGTGGATTCCGCACGAGTCCATCGAAAGCAATTCATATTGCCGATACCCCGAGTCTTAG